The window CCGCGGTACAGACACTTGCGGAACGTCGGGCCGATCAGTCCGTCGCCGGCCGCGGTGAAGACACGCTCGTCGGCGGTGAACGCCCGGCCGGTGATCAGGTTCTTGCCGTCCGGCACGTAGTTCCAGTTCACCGGGTCGGCCGCGATGTAGTACGTGCGGTCCGTGCCGTCGCCCGACGCGGCCAGTGAGGCGCCGTCGTGGTGATCCTCGTCGTCCCCGCTGCACGCGGGAAGGGCGAGCGCGAGGGTCAGGGCGAGCGCGGAGGCAAGCGCGGTCGTTCGGCGCATGACGGATCCCGGGGCAGCAGGGGGCTGGGGCGTGCGACGGCGGGCGTCCGCGGCCGAGCTTAGGGCAGCCTTGCCTGCGCGTCGATCCCCCGCGGCGCCGATCGATTTCGCGGATTCGTGAGCACGCGGCCGTCGCTGCGGTACACATCCAGCATGAGGATTCTCATTCTCCTGGCCGTTCTGGTGCTCGTCGTCTCCTACCTCGTGCACAACTGGAGCAAGCGGGGCTGACGCGTTCTGCGCCCGGTCAGTTCTTCGGGGCCGGCGGCTTCGTGCCGGCGCGCGGCGGACGGACGGTCGCACGCGGGTCCGTGGATCCGTCCCATTCGAAGACCGTCACGTTGTCGCGGGTCCGGCCGGACCGCTCGCTCGACCGGCTGCGCTGCTCCCGTCGCTCCAAGGTGGTACCCCTTCGTTCACGTGCTGAGGTGTGGGAGGCACTACCCGCAGGCCGGGCGGTGACACGATGCGGGGCATGGATGCGTCCCGCGAGAACGGCGCCACGCCGGCGCTGGCCAACGTGCAGCTCGACGTCGAGGGGCCGGTCGCGATCGTGGCGATCAACCGCCCGGAGGTGCGGAACGCGGTGAACCCGCAGACCGCCGAGGAGCTGCGCGCGGCGTTCGCGTGGGTGGCGGCGAACGACGCGGTGCGGACGGCGGTGCTCACCGGCCGCGGCGGCGCCTTCTGCGCCGGGTACGACCTCGCCGCCTTCGCGGCGGCGGGGCTGGACCGCGAGGACCTGACGGAGTTGGGGCCGGGGCAGCCGGGTCCGATGGGGCCGAGCCGGGACGTGCCGCCGAAGCCGACGATCGCCGCGGTCGAGGGGCACGCCGTGGCGGGCGGCCTGGAGCTCGCGGCGTGGTGCGACCTGCGCGTGATCGCGCAGGACGCGGTGTTCGGCGTCTTCTGCCGGCGGTGGGGTGTGCCGCTGATCGACGGCGGAACGGTGCGCCTGCCGCGGCTGATCGGCCAGAGCCGGGCGCTGGACCTGATCCTCACCGGTCGGCCCGTCGGCGCGGACGAGGCGTTGGCGATGGGGCTGGCGAACCGGGTCGTCCCGTCCGGGCAGACGCTGGCCGCGGCGGTCGAGCTCGCGCGCCAGATCGCCGAGTTCCCGCAGACGTGCGTGCTGGCCGACCGGGCGTCGACGTACGCGCAGGACGGGCTGGACGCCGCGGCGGCGCTCGAGAACGAGGCGCGGGGCGGGCTGGCCGTTTTGCAGAGCGGCGAGAGCGTGGCGGGTGCGTCTCGGTTCGCCGGGGGTGCCGGGCGACACGGGTCCTTCAGCCAGTAGGTGGGATACCGCTGACGGATCGTCAGTGTGCCGCCCGGACATCCCCGGCATCGATCAACTGCCACACCGCGGCGATGGCTTCGTCGTGGAGGGCAGCGTCGATCTCAAGAGCGGCCGCCTCGCGGCGCAGCCGGATCGCCTCGCGCTGGTACATCGCGGACTGACCCGGCACCCGGCGCGCACGGTGCTCGCACGCCGCCGCCATCGCCCGGGCCTCCCGGGCGCGGACGCGATCCACTCGGGCGGCACGAGCGGCCTCGGAGAGGAAGTCCGCACTCGTCCGTCGCAACGGGGCCGCCGAGCCCGCGGACTCGGGTGCCGGGGCGAGGGTCGTCGTCATGTCCCTAGGAGATCGCGGACGCGGGGTGCGGGCCCAGGGACCAAGGTCCTGAACTCCCCTGCCCTCTGACCTCAGATCAGAACCACCCACGTCGGCACTCAAGTCCGTCATCCCCCCGCCCCCATGTCCCCGCCCGCCGCTACGGTCGGCATCCACTCAGCAGACGCGCGAGACCGCGGCATGGTTGTCCTCAGAAGGGCGGTTCGTCGTCGGGTCCGGGTGCCGGTGTCGCGGTCGCCCGGGTCGAAGCAGCCCGGGCCCAGGGTGTGGGGGCGGGTTGTTCGAAGTCGGGGGGTTCGTCCCCGACCGGTGGGGGTGGTCGGGTGATGAACACTTGCCCGGTGGGGGTGGTCCAGGTCAGGACCCCGTGCTCGTCCTGCGAGCACGTCCATCCCGGCATGTGTTTGATCCGATGGTGGAACTTGCACAACGCGGACAGATTGAAATAGACCGTCCGGCCGCCGATCTCGAAGGCGATGGTGTGGTCCAGTTCGCACCGGTCGGCCGGGACCCGGCACCCGGGGAACCGGCAGTGCCGGTCCCGCGCCCGGACCGCCCGCTTGAGCCTCGCGGGGGGCCGGTACACATCGGCGCGGGAGTTGTAGTCCTCGAGCAGCGCGGCGATGTCCACCGGCACCGACGGGTGATACACCGTCAGGTCCGCCTTCTCCCGCGCCCGCGCCGCCGGGATCCGCTCCCCACCCTGCACCTGCACGAACCCCTCGTCCGCGGCGTCCACGGCGTCCACGCCGCCGCCGGTGGGGTGCGCGGCGTCCGCGCCGCCGCCGGTGGGGTCCGCGGCGGAGTGCGTGGGTTCGGGGGTGGGCGGCGTGCTCCCGTGCATGTGCACGACGTAGCCGACGCGGGGGTCCTGGTTGCCGGGGCGGGTGATCAGGTCGACCGCGGCGTCGGCCTTGCGCTGATCCAGGGTCCTCGGGTCGCCGGGGACCTTCAGGCGGGCGGCGGCATCGATCACCCCGTAGACCGCCATGGCCTCCTCGGCCGGCAGCAACAGGGAGATCCACGCCATCCCGTCCCCGGCCGGACTCATCGAGACCCGGCGTTCGGTGCGGGCCCGCTCATGGCGCTTACGCGCGGCGGCGGGGTCGAGTTCCTCCACCCGCTTACGCACCCGGCGCCCGAACGAGGCCGGGGTCAGGCTCTTGGCCTTGTCCAGGCAGTCCCGCTCGACCCGCGCCGCATCGGCGACATTCAGGTCCCGGGTCTCCTCCCACAAGACCTTCGCCGCCCGTTCGGTGAGAACCCCGGCCTCCAGGGCCTTCAAGGTCTCAGGCAGGCGCCGCAACAACCCCGAGGCGAAATCACTGCGCGCACGGGCCGCGGCCGGAGACAGGTGCAACACCACCCCGAGCTCGGCCGCGGCGGAGGACTCCGCGGCCTCGATCACCGCTTCGAGCTCCTCACGGGTGGCGCCCTCGGCCGCGGCCTGCGCGACCGCAACCGCGGCCTCCTGCGCCCGCTGCATCGCGAACTCCGCCATCCCCCGCAACTCCGAGCCGTTGCACCGCGCCGCATCGGCCCGCGAGCGGACGATGCGCTGGAGCATCCCGTCGGTGGTGGCGTACTCCTGCTCCCACAACGCGAACGCGGTCGCCTCCCGCTCCCGCCACAGCTCCTCATCGGCGACCGAGAACACGTCCTCGCGCGGCGGGCCCGACGCGAACACCTCGTCCGGGACCTCGTCCCACTCCCGCGCGTCCGCCTCCGCGAGCACCCGCGCCAGCGTGGCCTCCACATGCTCCGCGGGCGGTTCGTCGTCCGGCACGTGCCACAGACCCGCGCGCAGCTCAGCGAGGTCGATCGCGTCGACCTCGTCCGATTCGATCAGCTGCTCGAACATATGTTCGAATAATAGTACGTCTGTTCGATCGTCGCAACCCCCTGGCGGCAGGCAGTAGGACTTTCGGCCGGACTTGGTCGCCGAAGGTCCCGCCCCAGGTCGTTACGCCACCGCGGGCCGCCGGAACGGGTCCCCTGGGGTCGTGGACTGTCTCCGCCCGCTGCCGCACGCCCGTCGACTTCTTCGCCGCCTCGCCATCGTCGCGCCCCTGGCCCTGTTGACGACGCTGACCGCGCCGATCCCTGCATCCGCCGGCGTCTTCAGCGCGGCCGGCAACCGCTGCACGGTCGTGGGGACCTCCGGCGACGACGTTCTCAAGGGCACGCCCGGCCGCGACGTGATCTGCGGTCTCGGCGGCGGCGGACGGGACCGCGTCGAGGGAGGCGGCGGGACCGACCGGCTCGACGGTGGGCCCGGCAATGACACCGTCACCGGAGGAAACGGCGGCGACCTCGTGCTCGGTGGCGCCGGCAACGACGACCTGGACGGTCAGTCCGGCCGCGACACCCTCGACGGCGGCACCGGCACCAACTGGTGCACCGTCGGAGCCACCGACACCCAGAAGGCGTGCGTCTACGACCGCACAGCTCCATCGGCGGACTGGATCACGCTGTCCCCGTCGTCGGTCGACGTGACCGCGAAGGATGCCGAGGTGACTGCGCGGATGCGCATCATCGACGACACCGGCGTCGGGTCGCTCAACGCCGTTCAGCTGTTCGCCCAGGATTTCCGCGCCCCGGGCGCGCCGGGTCTGCGATTCCGTGGCGCGCACCTGGTGTCCGGCACGATCCGTGACGGCGTGTGGCAGGCACTCGCCACCGTGCCCCGCTACTGGGCGGCGGGCAATTACTCGCTCGAGCTGTCCCTGAGCGACCGGATCGGCCGATCGGCGTTCGCGAGCCGACCGGAGACCCTCCGCGTGGTCGACCGCAATCCTGATCTTCAGAACCCCATCGTTCGTAGCGCCGGACTGAACGCGCGCTCCTTCGACGTCCGCTCGAAGTCGGCCTCGTTGACGATGACCGCTCGCGTCACCGACGACCTGTCCGGCACAGCGGACGTCACCGGTTGCCTGTATGCGCCCGGCGACGGCGTGATGCTTCAGATGGAGTGCCAGCCGTTGACGCGCATCTCCGGCACCAGCCGGGACGGCACGTGGCGGCGGACCTTCACCATCCCGAAGGGCTCCCTCGGCGGGGACTGGAACTTCGGCGTCCTGACCGAGGATCGGGTCGAGGCCGGGTCGCCCGACTATTGGTTCGGTGAGGACGAGTACCGGTCCTGGACCGACCAAACGATGCCCGGTCAGCCGATCGAACCACGCTTCCATCTCCTCCCCAACGGCCGGTTCGCCGTGCTCGGCACCCAGGAGACCACCGCGGCGTGGGCCAAGGCGATGAAGATCGACCGCACCTCGGTCGACACCCTCCCAGGCAGTCAGGTGGTCCAGCTGTACGTGCGCGCCGCTGACGTCGCCGGCGAGGGAGTGACCGGAGTGCGCGCCATTCTTCGCGACCTGGACCCCGGCTCCTCGTCACCGATGGTCTACGCGGACGAGGCGAAGCTCCACCAGGGCACGCGCACCGACGGTTGGTGGCTGCTGAAGTTCGTCGTCCCGCAGGGATTCCCGCCCGGGATCTACACGGTCGACCTCGTCACGATCCAGGACAAGGGCCACTGGCGGACCTACTCGCCACCGGCGGCCGCCCCGACTGCTATGCCGAGCAACCTCGCCTTTCCCGTCGGCAGCGTGCAGACCACCGGCGGGGGCGCGTGGGACGGTCGGGTGACCGTCATCCAGAACCCCGCCGGCTGATCAGCCGTCACTCCGCGCCGAGGGTGCGGGTGAAGCCGTCGGGGATGAGGATGTCGGAGCGGGAGAACTCGCTGACGTCGGACTTGCCGGTGGCGAGCATGGTGGAGTCGATGCCGGCGCGGAGGATGTCGAGGACGTTCTCGACCCCGGCCTGTCCGTTGGCGGCGAGGCCCCACAGGTAGGCGCGGCCGATCAGGACCGCACGGGCGCCGAGGGCGACGGCCTTGACCACGTCCGAGCCGCGGCGGATGCCGCCGTCGAAGAGGACCTCGATCTGGGAGCCGACGGCGTCCGCGACCGCGGGCAGGGCCCGGATCGCCGCGGGGGTGCCGTCGAGGTTGTTCCCACCGTGGTTGGACACCGAGATCGCCGAGACCCCGGCATCGACCGCGCGCTTGGCGTCATCGACCCGGCACACGCCCTTGAGCAGGAACGGCCCGTCCCACTGCGAGCGCAGCCAGGCCACGTCCTCCCAGGACGGGGGCGGGGTCATCATCCATTCGCCGTAGGCCTCGAAGAACCCCGGCGACGGCTCGGCCCGCGGGCGCACGTTCGGCACGCCCAGGTCCGGCAGCTTGCCGGTCTTCGCGAACGCCAGCAGCCACTGGGGACGGATCGCCACCTCGGGGGCGAACTTCACCGCGGTCTTCAGGTCGATCGACTGCGGGATCGAGGGCGAACCCCAGTCACGCTGGTGGGAGAAGGACCAGTCCAGCGTCAGGATGATCCCGACCGCACCGGCCGCCCGCGCGCGGTCCAGCCGCGCGATCATCGCCTCCCGCGACCCGGACCAGTACAGCTGGAAGAACGTGGGGACCCCGGTCGCCACGACGTCCTCGATCGGCTTGGACGCGAACGAGGACAGCCCCATCGCGATCCCCCGCGCCGCCGCAGCCCGGGCCACCGCCACCTCACCGTCGGGGTGCACGGCCTGCACACCCGTCGGGGAGATCAGCACCGGCATCGAGATGTCCTGACCCAGAACGCGCACGCCCTGCTCACGCTTGGCCGACGCCCCCGCCACGTGCGGGGCGAACCCGAGCTCGCCGAACGCCTTGAGGTTGTCCTCCAGCGTCAGACCACGCTCCGACCCGGCGATCAGTGCCTTGTACACCGACCGCGGCAGCCGCCGCTTGGCCCGCCGCTGCGCCTCAGCGACCGTCTCGAACCAGGGGTTGCCCATGCGTGCCGTCCTTTCCCGAGCGACCCCCCAGAATCCCACGGGCCCCGCGACGGGCGCGAATCGGCAGCAGCGGCCGCCCCGTCCGGGCCCGCAGCGCTCCGACCAGCACACCTGCCCCGTACGCGACGTCCTCCGCCACGTGACCTGCGACGAAACTCACCCGGTAGTTCGGGGGCCGCGACGCCCACCAGGCGTGCGCCGGTCCCGCCGCGAGCAGCACGACGGACGCGAACCGCGTCCGCCGTCGCGTCAGCCCGGCCAGCAGGAGCGGGCCGAGGAACTGGGTCGCGTACGTGCCGGACGCCCGGGCCGTCTTGGCCGTCCGGTCCACGACCGCCCCGGCCGTCCCGCTCACCGGCAGCCCGGCCCCCGCCCGCACGCGCCGCTCGTCCAGCAGCGCGCCGCCGAACGCCGCCGCCGCGAGCCCCGGCCGGCGCGCGAGCAGGGCCGCGAGCCCCGCCGCCGTCCACGGCTCCAGGATCAGCGGCGCCATCGCGTCGGGATGCCGCCGGCTCAGCGGCCCCGCCGACGTCCCGTAGTGGAACCGCCGCCCCAGCACGCCCCGCCAGGTCGCGGGCTCGGTGTGCTCCACCCGCACCGTCGGCTCGTACCGCACCCGCCACCCGGCCTCGACCAGCCGCCAGATCAGGTCGACGTCCTCCCCGTACCGGAGCCGCTCGTCGAACACCGCGCCGCCCGCTGCAGTGGAGATGTCATCTCCAACGAATGCGGCCGATCCGGTGGAGATGTCATCTCCAGTGGGGGCGACGGCGAGCAGGGCCGCGCGGCGGGCGAGGAGGGCGGCGGTGGGGACGTAGGAGACCGGGGTCCCGGGCGCGACGCGCGCGACGCGGGGCCCGAGGTCGAGGGCCCCGCGGGCGCCGGCCGGGGCGCCGGGGGCGGCGACGATGCGCGGCGCCACGGCGGCGACGGCGGGGTCGGCCAGGTGCCCGGCGAGGGCGTCGATCCAGCCCGGCGACGGGACGCAGTCGCTGTCGAGGAACGCGACGTACTCGGTCGGAATCGCCGCAAGGCCGGTGTTGCGCGCCGCCGCGGGACCGCCGTTGGCCTCCCGGCGGATCAGGCGCGCCCCGCAGCCCGCGGCGACCCTCGCGATAGCGGCGGAATCGGGCGAGGCGTCGTCGACGACCAGGACGGGATACGCGTCGCCCAGCGCCCGCAGGCAGTTCTCCAGCGCCGCCGCCCGGCCGTGGACCGGGATCAGCACCGTCACCGACGCGCCCGCAACGGGGAACGGTCGCGGATGCGCGAGCCCGGCGTCGATCAGCCGGCACGCGAGAGCTCCCCCGTTCGCGCTGCGCACCGCACCGCCGCGCAACTCCTCGAGGGCGGCGACTCCCGCCGCCCCGAGTCGCAGCACCCGCCGCGGAACACCGCCGACCAGTACCGCGTCATCGATCTGACGCAGCGTCGGATCGAACTCGACGCGGGTGCCGACCGGCACCCCCGACCGGGTCACAGCCCGAGGCCGCCGTCCACGGGGACGATCGCCCCCGTCATCGCGCCGGACTTCCGGCTCGCCAGGAAGGCCACGACGGCGGCGACCTCGTCCGGGTGGAGCAGCCGGTCCTGCGGGGCCTGCCCCGCGAACTCCTCCGCCGCGGGCAGGTCGTAGAGCCGCGCCGACTCGGTGAGCATCGCGGTGTCCGTCGACCCCGGGCTGACGGCGTTCGCGGTGATGCCGGAGTCGCCGAGCTCGACCGCGAGCGCCCGGATGAACCCCGTGATGCCGGCCTTCGCCGCGCAGTACGCGGCCAGCTTCGGCAGCCCCCGCGTCGCGCCGGCGGAGGCGATGGCGAGGAACCGCCCGCTCCGCGGCGCGGGCCGGTTGAGCATGGCCGGGATCGTCACGCGGGCAAGGTTCAGGACGCCGTCGAGGTTGACGTCGAGCACGACCTGCTCGGTCTCGACCGACGTCTCCCAGTGCGGCGCCCCGCCGCCCATGGCCCCGGCGCACGCGATCGCGACGTCGATCCCGCCCCACCGGCGCTCCGCGTCGGCGACCGCGGCCTCCAGCAGTGCGAGGTCCCGCACGTCCGCCGGGAACGGCGCCGCGCCACCCGCACCGGAGTCGTTCGCCAGCTTCACGACCGCGTCCAGGTCCGCCACCGTCGCCAGCGGGTATCCCAGCGCCGGGTCGTCGGTCACCGCGTCGACGCAGAGCACCGAGTACCCCTGCCGCGCCAGCTCGGCCACCGTCGCGGCCCCGATCCCCCGCGCGGCCCCGGTGACGATCGCGACCCGTCCGGCGCTCATCCCGCCACCTCTTCCGCCGTTGCGTCCGACGAAGTGGTCGCGATAGCAGCCACATCGTCGGACGTCCGCTCCACGAATGCGACGAGGTCGTCCGTCAACCGGGCGAGCAGCACCCGGCCCTCCTCGGCGGACGCGCCGGCGGGGTTGCCGAGGATCCCGTTCGCGCTCGCGGCCCGGATGCCCCGGGCGCGCAGCAACGGCAGGATCTCGGGCAGCGGGGCGGTGTTGCCGGGCTCGGCGAGCTCGAGCCGGACCCGCCGCGGGTCCAGGTGGAGCAGCAGCGACGTCTCCGCCCGGCCGGCGTGGGCGTCGCCGGACCAGCGGGGCTCGAAGAACTGGACGTCCCGGCCTTCGGACCGCAGCTGTGCCACGGCGGCCCGCAGGCCCTCGCCGTTGCCGCCGTGCCCCGAGACGAACAGGACGCGGCCGAAGGTGTCGGTGGCCGAGCGGGCCAGCTCGACGAGGACGTGCGTCAGCGCCTCCGTGCCGATCGAGAGCGTGCCCGGGAACCCGGCGTGCTCACCGCTGGCGCCGAACGACAGCGGGGGCGCGACGACGACGTCCGCCCGCCGGTCCGCGAGACCCTCGCAGAGGGCCACCGCGATGTCGGTGTCCACCGAGTGCGGCAGGTGCGGGCCGTGCTGCTCGGTCGCCCCGAGCGGGACGGCCAGCAACACCGGGCCGGCCCGGCCGGCGACCTGAGGCCAGGTCAGGTCAGCGAGCCGCAACGAAGCCCGCCAGGGGGCTGGCGTCGCAGGCGCGGTCGGGCGGGGTGGTCAGGCCGGTCAGCGAGTCCGGCCGCGGCCCGATCGTCACGGGCACGGGGCCGGTGGGCTTGCGGCCGCCCGGCTTCGAGTGGTCCACCGGCGACTTCGGGGCGGCCGTGCGGTCCGCCGTCGCGAGCGCGTGCTCGCCGTGGCCGCGGACGCACTCCGGGTCCGGTCCGTCGAGCGGGAGACCGGTGAAGAACTTCGCCGCCATGCAGCCGCCGCGGCACGAGTCGTACGCCGAGCAGGACGCGCACGCCCCGCCGGTCTGCGGCTCGCGCAGGTGGGCGAACAGGTCCGACGTCCGCCACACACCGGCGAAGCCGCCCGGGTCGAGGACGTTGCCGGCGAGGAACTCGGGGTGGATCGCGAACGGGCACGCGTAGACGTCGCCGATCGGGTCGATCAGGCAGACCACGCGCCCGGCCCCGCACAGGTTGAGCCCCGGCAGCGCCGAGCCGTACCCCGCGAGGTGGAAGAACGAGTCGCCGGTAAGGACGTTGTCACCGCGGTCCAGCAGCCAGTCGTAGAGCGCGCGCTGCTGGTCGGCGAACAGGTGCATGTCGTCCCAGACGTCCGCCCCGCGACCCGAGGGACGCAGCCGCGTCAGCCGCAGCGTCGCGCCGTACCGCTCGGCGAGCGCCGCGAAGTCGTCCAGCTGACCGACGTTCTGACGGGTCATCACGACGGAGATCTTGGCGTTCGAGAATCCCGCCTTCGCGAGGTTGTCGAGCGCCCGCAGCGCGGTGTCGAACGAGCCGGTGCCGCGGACCGCGTCGTTGATCTCGGCGGTCGCGCCGTCGAGCGAGATCTGGACGTCGAGGTAGTCGTTCGCCGCGATGCGCTGCGCCGCCGCGGGGGTGATGCGCGAGCCGTTCGTCGAGAACTTGACGCCGACCTTGTGCGCCGTCGCGTAGTCGAGCAGCTCGAAGAAGTCCGGCCGGACGGTGGGCTCGCCGCCGCCGACGTTGACGTAGAAGACCTTCATCGCCTCGAGCTCGTCGATCACCGCCATGCACTGGGCGGTGGTGAGCTCGCGCGGGTCGCGACGGCCCGAGCTGGACAGGCAGTGGACGCACGCCAGGTTGCAGGCGTACGTGAGCTCCCAGGTCAGGCAGATCGGGGACTCGAGTCCGAGGGCGAACTCCTCGATCAGAGGACGCGGCGAGGTCGGCG of the Sporichthya polymorpha DSM 43042 genome contains:
- a CDS encoding crotonase/enoyl-CoA hydratase family protein; this encodes MDASRENGATPALANVQLDVEGPVAIVAINRPEVRNAVNPQTAEELRAAFAWVAANDAVRTAVLTGRGGAFCAGYDLAAFAAAGLDREDLTELGPGQPGPMGPSRDVPPKPTIAAVEGHAVAGGLELAAWCDLRVIAQDAVFGVFCRRWGVPLIDGGTVRLPRLIGQSRALDLILTGRPVGADEALAMGLANRVVPSGQTLAAAVELARQIAEFPQTCVLADRASTYAQDGLDAAAALENEARGGLAVLQSGESVAGASRFAGGAGRHGSFSQ
- a CDS encoding HNH endonuclease signature motif containing protein encodes the protein MFEQLIESDEVDAIDLAELRAGLWHVPDDEPPAEHVEATLARVLAEADAREWDEVPDEVFASGPPREDVFSVADEELWREREATAFALWEQEYATTDGMLQRIVRSRADAARCNGSELRGMAEFAMQRAQEAAVAVAQAAAEGATREELEAVIEAAESSAAAELGVVLHLSPAAARARSDFASGLLRRLPETLKALEAGVLTERAAKVLWEETRDLNVADAARVERDCLDKAKSLTPASFGRRVRKRVEELDPAAARKRHERARTERRVSMSPAGDGMAWISLLLPAEEAMAVYGVIDAAARLKVPGDPRTLDQRKADAAVDLITRPGNQDPRVGYVVHMHGSTPPTPEPTHSAADPTGGGADAAHPTGGGVDAVDAADEGFVQVQGGERIPAARAREKADLTVYHPSVPVDIAALLEDYNSRADVYRPPARLKRAVRARDRHCRFPGCRVPADRCELDHTIAFEIGGRTVYFNLSALCKFHHRIKHMPGWTCSQDEHGVLTWTTPTGQVFITRPPPPVGDEPPDFEQPAPTPWARAASTRATATPAPGPDDEPPF
- a CDS encoding calcium-binding protein, giving the protein MDCLRPLPHARRLLRRLAIVAPLALLTTLTAPIPASAGVFSAAGNRCTVVGTSGDDVLKGTPGRDVICGLGGGGRDRVEGGGGTDRLDGGPGNDTVTGGNGGDLVLGGAGNDDLDGQSGRDTLDGGTGTNWCTVGATDTQKACVYDRTAPSADWITLSPSSVDVTAKDAEVTARMRIIDDTGVGSLNAVQLFAQDFRAPGAPGLRFRGAHLVSGTIRDGVWQALATVPRYWAAGNYSLELSLSDRIGRSAFASRPETLRVVDRNPDLQNPIVRSAGLNARSFDVRSKSASLTMTARVTDDLSGTADVTGCLYAPGDGVMLQMECQPLTRISGTSRDGTWRRTFTIPKGSLGGDWNFGVLTEDRVEAGSPDYWFGEDEYRSWTDQTMPGQPIEPRFHLLPNGRFAVLGTQETTAAWAKAMKIDRTSVDTLPGSQVVQLYVRAADVAGEGVTGVRAILRDLDPGSSSPMVYADEAKLHQGTRTDGWWLLKFVVPQGFPPGIYTVDLVTIQDKGHWRTYSPPAAAPTAMPSNLAFPVGSVQTTGGGAWDGRVTVIQNPAG
- the mftD gene encoding pre-mycofactocin synthase MftD (MftD, an enzyme found in the mycofactocin biosynthesis locus, performs an oxidative deamination of 3-amino-5-[(p-hydroxyphenyl)methyl]-4,4-dimethyl-2-pyrrolidinone (AHDP). The resulting compound, now called pre-mycofactocin (PMFT), is a biologically active redox cofactor that can oxidize the non-exchangeable NADH of TIGR03971 family SDR-type oxidoreductases.), translating into MGNPWFETVAEAQRRAKRRLPRSVYKALIAGSERGLTLEDNLKAFGELGFAPHVAGASAKREQGVRVLGQDISMPVLISPTGVQAVHPDGEVAVARAAAARGIAMGLSSFASKPIEDVVATGVPTFFQLYWSGSREAMIARLDRARAAGAVGIILTLDWSFSHQRDWGSPSIPQSIDLKTAVKFAPEVAIRPQWLLAFAKTGKLPDLGVPNVRPRAEPSPGFFEAYGEWMMTPPPSWEDVAWLRSQWDGPFLLKGVCRVDDAKRAVDAGVSAISVSNHGGNNLDGTPAAIRALPAVADAVGSQIEVLFDGGIRRGSDVVKAVALGARAVLIGRAYLWGLAANGQAGVENVLDILRAGIDSTMLATGKSDVSEFSRSDILIPDGFTRTLGAE
- a CDS encoding glycosyltransferase, with protein sequence MPVGTRVEFDPTLRQIDDAVLVGGVPRRVLRLGAAGVAALEELRGGAVRSANGGALACRLIDAGLAHPRPFPVAGASVTVLIPVHGRAAALENCLRALGDAYPVLVVDDASPDSAAIARVAAGCGARLIRREANGGPAAARNTGLAAIPTEYVAFLDSDCVPSPGWIDALAGHLADPAVAAVAPRIVAAPGAPAGARGALDLGPRVARVAPGTPVSYVPTAALLARRAALLAVAPTGDDISTGSAAFVGDDISTAAGGAVFDERLRYGEDVDLIWRLVEAGWRVRYEPTVRVEHTEPATWRGVLGRRFHYGTSAGPLSRRHPDAMAPLILEPWTAAGLAALLARRPGLAAAAFGGALLDERRVRAGAGLPVSGTAGAVVDRTAKTARASGTYATQFLGPLLLAGLTRRRTRFASVVLLAAGPAHAWWASRPPNYRVSFVAGHVAEDVAYGAGVLVGALRARTGRPLLPIRARRGARGILGGRSGKDGTHGQPLVRDGR
- a CDS encoding mycofactocin-coupled SDR family oxidoreductase, whose amino-acid sequence is MSAGRVAIVTGAARGIGAATVAELARQGYSVLCVDAVTDDPALGYPLATVADLDAVVKLANDSGAGGAAPFPADVRDLALLEAAVADAERRWGGIDVAIACAGAMGGGAPHWETSVETEQVVLDVNLDGVLNLARVTIPAMLNRPAPRSGRFLAIASAGATRGLPKLAAYCAAKAGITGFIRALAVELGDSGITANAVSPGSTDTAMLTESARLYDLPAAEEFAGQAPQDRLLHPDEVAAVVAFLASRKSGAMTGAIVPVDGGLGL
- the mftE gene encoding mycofactocin biosynthesis peptidyl-dipeptidase MftE; translation: MRLADLTWPQVAGRAGPVLLAVPLGATEQHGPHLPHSVDTDIAVALCEGLADRRADVVVAPPLSFGASGEHAGFPGTLSIGTEALTHVLVELARSATDTFGRVLFVSGHGGNGEGLRAAVAQLRSEGRDVQFFEPRWSGDAHAGRAETSLLLHLDPRRVRLELAEPGNTAPLPEILPLLRARGIRAASANGILGNPAGASAEEGRVLLARLTDDLVAFVERTSDDVAAIATTSSDATAEEVAG
- the mftC gene encoding mycofactocin radical SAM maturase (MftC is a radical SAM/SPASM enzyme that catalyzes the first two steps in biosynthesis of the electron carrier mycofactocin from the terminal Val-Tyr dipeptide of the precursor peptide MftA.) produces the protein MTAPTSPRPLIEEFALGLESPICLTWELTYACNLACVHCLSSSGRRDPRELTTAQCMAVIDELEAMKVFYVNVGGGEPTVRPDFFELLDYATAHKVGVKFSTNGSRITPAAAQRIAANDYLDVQISLDGATAEINDAVRGTGSFDTALRALDNLAKAGFSNAKISVVMTRQNVGQLDDFAALAERYGATLRLTRLRPSGRGADVWDDMHLFADQQRALYDWLLDRGDNVLTGDSFFHLAGYGSALPGLNLCGAGRVVCLIDPIGDVYACPFAIHPEFLAGNVLDPGGFAGVWRTSDLFAHLREPQTGGACASCSAYDSCRGGCMAAKFFTGLPLDGPDPECVRGHGEHALATADRTAAPKSPVDHSKPGGRKPTGPVPVTIGPRPDSLTGLTTPPDRACDASPLAGFVAAR